DNA from Drosophila gunungcola strain Sukarami chromosome 3L unlocalized genomic scaffold, Dgunungcola_SK_2 000002F, whole genome shotgun sequence:
AGACTTCGGGACACTTGTTCCACATTGACTTTGGCAAGTTTCCTCGGCGATGCCCAGATGTTTGGCAACTTCAAGAGGTATAAAACcgtattaattaatattaattgattctaatatttattaatggtTTTACAGAGATCGCACCCCATTTGTCCTAACCTCCGATATGGCTTATGTGATTAATGGCGGAGACAAGCCTTCCACCGACTTCCACTATTTTGTGGACCTCTGTTGTCGGGCCTTCAATATCGTGCGAAAGAATGCCGATCTGCTGCTGCACACGCTGGCCCACATGGCCACCGCTGGAATGCCGGGAGTTAACTCAAATGCCGTGCAATACGTGCGACGTGCTCTGCTGCCCTCACAATCGAATCCCGAGGCTGCTGCCACCTTTGCCAAGATGATCCAATCCTCGCTGAAAAGCTGGTTCACGCAGTTCAACTTCTTTCTGCACAATCTGGCTCAGATGCGATTCACCGCCGATGAGGGAACGTGGAGAACTGCTGTCGTTTGTGCCTCGAAAATATACGTGAGTTTTTTAAACCCTTAAATGTAACCTATTACTTCTATAAACGTATTTTCCACCTTAGAATGCAGCAGGATGGCCGCTTAAAGATTGTAAAGGTGGTGTGCTTCCAGAAGCACTACAGCATGGAAAAGTTCTACATGTACATTCTGGAGGTGACGCGACATGGTCAGCCCGATCCAACGCACTTGTTCCGCTCATATCGCGAGTTTACAGAATTTCATCAGAAGTTATGCATGCACTTTCCCCTGGTCAAACTGCACAGGTAAGTTTAACATAGCTGAAAGAATTCATATCTTCCAATAGTttggataattttttttcggacTTTAAAGTACAAGTCTTTACTCTTTGCACATACTGACTTATGTCTGTCAGCACTTTATCTAGacattgaaaaatgaaatagcAATTGCCGGCCAATCAATAATGCACAAAATTGTACTTAAGAATTCTTCGTTTTTCGTGTTGATTCACTTCCCCTTCGCGTATTcccaaaaaagtttttgaaaccGTTCGTTTTATCATCGTTTGCTTTCttgctataattttttttgttttatatagaCAACATGATATGGCAACTTATCAGCGAaatgtatgtacataaataGGTCATAGCCATTAGGCCAAAATTAACACATAAAATACTGTATTTGCTAAGGAAGTCAGAAGGCGAGGCAATCGGCTTAGGCCTCGGTGTCACTCCTGACAGCGTTTGTCCTGAAAGCCGCCGTCATGGAACGATGCTGGCTGATGGCGCGTCCGAAGCCATCATCGTCATCACTGTCTTCCTGGGAGACCTGGGATGCGAAGAGGCTGGGCACTCCATTGTTCCTCGGCTCGAACAGGACGGAGCGCTGCATGGGCGTGGGATGAGGCAGTGGCTCATCCTCGTCAGACTCGCCACTGGAGGTTACCACCTCGGCGGACTGGTAGTACTGCAAGTTATCCACATCGAAGCGGACTTTCAGCGACTTCGGATCACGCCTGGCTGGCTCTGGAGCCGAACGGGCTCCATCCTCCCCGTCGGTATCACTGCCACTGGAGTTGGGCAGCTCTCCAGGTTGATAGCACGCCAAGGGCGGAGCATCACGGCGAACATTTAGGGTGGCTAGCTTTGTGGATCTTGGTGCTGGCTGAGGAGCCGCACGCTGTGCCGGCACCACCACAGCCATTTCCTGGCACAACTCCTCGAAATTGTGGATGCCGTTGCTCTGGCTAGCTGAAGATCTGGCTGTCTCTACCTCATTCACTTCCAGATCGGCATACAGATCCTCTATGCTGCTTACGTAGTTGGATTTCTTTGACCTTTGTTCCATTACTTCGGTGTAGTTGGGCAAGTTCTGACCGCTCTTTGCGCTCTCCAACTGCATCAGGGATTCGTAATCGGGCAGATAGGGCAGACCAGGATCGTATGGCGGTGGTTTCACCACAGGAACGGGCGGTTCGGGTTCAAAGATGTCTAATCTCGGCTGCATGAGCTCCAGTTGATGGAACAAACCCTCAACCTGTTCCACATGGTCCAATCCAAGAGTAGCCTCATTCAGCGTCGTCTCCACAGTGGGCAATTGCTCCAAGCTATTTGGATGGAGGGCCCAGTTGGGTTCCGGCACTGCCGCCACTGCGTCCAGGTTCGCGAAGTTCTCCCAGTCCTCGTCGATGCTCTTGCCAAATCCTGGTGGACTACCGGCCGCCGGCAGCTGCAGTGGATCCAAATCCAGGATGTCCGCCTCGTTCATCACAAATGAGGAACGTATCCGCACGAAATCGCTGTCATGCTCACCTTGAGGTAGCTCCAGATCATCGAAAAGGCCTCTTTGAACGGTGGGCCTTACACTTGGAGTGGCTTCCGTTTCCGGACTGCCTGCTATAATTTCCACGACAAAAGCCGAGTCCGCATTGCCGCCTGGCTCCTCGAAGGGATCGCTTTGTCTGGGGGGATGCGCTTCCAGAGATGGTTCTTCCTTGGGTATTGCTCCACGGTGCACCACCGCCGTGACTGACAGAGCTCCTCCCAAGCCGTCATCTGGAGTCAGTGGCTCCGGGACGGGATCCTCGGGAGTGAGAATTTCTGGCACATCATCCACCCGCTCGAACATGACATAACGACCACTGTTCTTGCTCCTCAGCTGCGTTGGCCGTGTGACCTTCCGTCGTGGGTTTCACACTGAACAGCTCGTATTTCTCGGCAAAGTGATCGAAGTTCGGCATGCCCAGTTCGCTAGGAGGCTGTGATACTTTGTTTACTGGAGCTGCAGGCTGGGATTGGTTTGATGCAGTAGCCGGTGGTGAGGTCTTGCGTGGCGGTGTGGCTTCAGTTGTGGGCTTAGGTGATGGAGCAGGCAAGGATTCCTGTATATTAGCTGGAGAATCTCCAGGAATCCTGGATTGAACAGGCACGGGAGGAGAAGGTGGCTTTCGGGTGGGTGGAGCAGTGATGTATTCATAGTGTTCACTGTGCACCTCCAGGCGTTGGTGTCGCTGCACCTGTGATTTATCCCGATAGCAGACTTTGGATTCATCCCTGTTCCTCGTTTCCCTGGGACTGGCGTCATATAATTGCAGATTTGGAACACTACCAGTGATATAGTTGTTTCCTGTAACAGAAATATAATTCGGTTAATAATATAGATGAAAAATAGAAAGGTGATAAATAGACACAACTACTTCGAACTTGAATCACTTAAAAGAATTTCGACTGTAGTTAAATAGTTTCGATTCAATGATTTCCGTTTGCTATCTTCACCTGTCGCTGTTGATGGCGATGGCCATGGGCTTTCGAATTCCTCGAGATTGCGACGTCGGAACACTCCATGGACAGCGGTATCGGTGCCGTTAACCTGGGGAAATACAGAAATTGCATTTTAGGCTATTGCGATATTCTGCATAATATTATATTAGCTTTGCCGTCCATCAGCTGTGGATTCAGCTGTTTGGGCTGATCACTGGGATGCGTCACTGGGGCAAATGCAAAAGGTGTTACACATGACCACAGACACGCCAAGGCAGACAAGGCAGAATAACAAAACACGTCCGTGTCCGTGCGATAAGGTGCGATTTTACCTTTCGTTATGAGCTACCTGTGAAGCTATGATTTCGATAAGCTTGTCAGCCTTCTCGACATAATTGACCTGTTTtcttaacaataaaattttaataagtatttctattttttatttatttaaaaaaaattaatttaagacaGAATTATACAAGTCTGTTACAAAGCTTTGTTATAGTGATATTAAAGGTTATATTTGATATTCTGCTCATACTCAGATTTTTATGGATTTTATATTGCTTCGCTTCACTGTtcaataatataaatgaaGAACCCAGAATCAAAGAAGTGAAAGCCGAATTCGAGTACGATTTGCATTTCTCACGCCCCCATCGCTATCTCCTCAACTTACACACTCTCTAAAATGATATAGTCACAACACCTGCGAATGTTTGTGTTCGTATTTGCCCTGCCTTATCAGAACCACTCGTCGCTGGATCTGTGTTCACATATATGTTCACATATATGATGCACACATAATATTGGTATGGCTATGCCGATGGTTGAGTGTTAATATCAGTATCACATTAACCTTTATTAACTGCGTGCATCGGACTGTTAAGTTCTTCCGATTTGCATACGCACCTGGGACTCGAAAGCCGCGTAACGTGGCGgctgttgttgatgttgctgctgttgctggtttCGCTGTTGCACCTGAGATCGATCGAAGGTCAGACGCCGCCGGAAGCCAAAGAGTTTGATGCCCAGCATGGCGAAAACCAGACCCACAAGCAACATGGTCGAGGCGAGCATTGGGCCAACGAAGGCCTGCTGACCTGGGGAGGATTGATTATACGAATGATTGTACATATGTAGGTAGATCCAGGAGGAACTGGAAGATGGAGCACCTACCTTGGCCCACATTCTTTAGCTGGCCCATGACGCTTGTTCTCTCAAGTCTCACCAGCAATTCTGTTGGCTTAGCATTCTGGCCTTTGTTTTGGCcgaatataacaaaaatataatgaaactTCACCACGTCGCTAATCGAACCGCTCTCGGCTCCGCCACCCAGCTCGCTCGTCGACTGATTGAGCGCTGACGTTGGCGCTACCGCTTTTGGGCAGAGACCGCTCTGCCGCTTATCGAAGTGATTCGGCCCGATATCGTTTACTCGGGCCGCCGTCGCTCTTCCACTCTTCCACTGTGACTGCGACTGCTCTTCGGTGCTCAGGTTCTCCACCTCCTCCGGTTCGGTTTCGGTGAAATCAGTCCGCCTCAGTCGCCGATTTATCAGCCATTAGCGGTGTTACCTCAGAGCCATGGACTTCGGGGGAGACGCTTTGCCAGCGCTGATAAGTAATCGCGAATTTGTACCATGATTTGTCAGCGCACCTTGACAAACCACCACTGACTAAGTAAACAccatgaaaaataataataatgggaATGGGAGCCCAATGGCTTGGTTATTAAAAAAGCTGCCGAAACGTATCTTCAACGATAATAGCCTCCATGTAATCGTGGACAAACTGATATTGTTTACACTCAATTAAAGGCCCAATTATCGATCTTCTGTTAGCTTTAATCACTTTGGTAATTTGAATTCTGTTCCTATCTGTTGATCTACACTAAAAACTTAGAAAAAATGtgcataaaatcaataaaaaccatctggtttgatttttgttttcttttattttaaattttttggtttatttatgaTCCATAATGTGGGTATAAAAGTACCAAAACGTTTTAAACTCTCCatatgatatttatattatttataatattagtaagtaaagaacatttatttaattgtagaCCATCTAAAGTGATTCgcaattacttaaaaattaaataaacatttgtttagTGATAGCGTAGGCGGATTATTAAACTTTGTTTACCTTATGATAACCAATAACAAGGATGTTAATAGGATTAACAAGGAGATAagctttactttattttaaataacccAATGTTTTTGCAGAAGCTTACATTTAGAGAGATACGATTTTGGCAACTTATCATCagtaaaaattgatttaatattattttaaatattttgaaaattgttttttctagTCTACCAGCTGGCGTGCATGTGGGGCGTTCCAATATCAAATCTGTAGCAGAAAAACGACTACCTCTTATACAGAGATTTTTGAAATCGCTGTTTGATGCGTCCGAGGAAATAGCTCATTCTGAGCTCGTGTACACATTCTTCCATCCCTTGCTGCGCGATCAGCAGGAGGCGAAATTGGGGATGCCGAAGATAAAGGGTGCGTTGcgatttaataattaaatactgAGCAGAAATCACTATAGATTGCATTTGCAGAGGTGAAACGACAACCGTCGCGGGATAATCCCAACGAGATTGGACAAATTCGACTATCGCTGCAATATCAACGCGGCGTACTTACTGTGATGGTGGGCGGAACTAGATTAGTTTTGTATGATAATGAGCTTAATGGAGGATATATGTATTGCAGATACACCACGCCAAAGGGCTGCCCATGCTACAGGGCGGTCAGGAGCCCAACACGTATGTGAAGTGCTACCTAAAACCAGATCCCAAAAAGGAGACCAAACGCAAGACCAAAGTGGTGCGAAAGACCTGTGTTCCCAGTTTCATGGAAACGGTAAGTGTTTGTCTAAAATTCCGCTTTGGAAATCTGAAtggcttatttattatttatattcatttataGTTGGAGTACCGCATGCCCCTGAATATTATTCAAGAGCGCCGATTGCAAGTCACCGTCTGGTCACACGATACGCTGCAGGAAAACGAGCTGCTCGGAGGCTTCGAGTTGGATTTGTCGAAGCTTGATCTGCGCCAGGAGCTCTGCGATTGGCATCGCCTGGGATCGGTGCCCAGGAACTGACTCTGAACCACTTGGGACACTCTGCCAACCGACAATCAGGCCTAGGATTATGCAATACTAATATATGTTTGTGCCTGTCTTCTCTTGATCGCAATAATACTTACTTACTCGAAGTGATTGTACATTCcgtatacaaatattataaataactttactGACAGTAGAGAAGTGTTATTTCTTTCAATATGTGCCTCagatgtaaatattttataactacCACACAAAATTCTTTCAAAATGTAAATCTAATTATACCTCTAAAGTTTAACTTAACCCCTGTTTTCTtcttttacttaaatttgtaACTATATAAGAATTATAAtcaatcaaataatttttaataggcACTTTGGGAATTCAGAATATTGATTATATTGGTAGTTGTTAGTTCGAAACATTCTGTTGTAGGTAAATGTTCTTCTGGAgtagttaaataaatgttcagTATTATGgcaaaaatctatttttgtaATAGAGCTATTAGAGATTATGGAAACCCCATATACTTCAAACACTTTAATTCAGTTAAAGATTAAAATTCTATTTGACactaaatatacaaataaaatgcacttttccctttctaaaatgtttaaaggtaaatagaaaaattgaatttttgtatGTACTTTGGCATAGAACATAAACTGCATTACGCACACACAAATTAATCTACTGTCTTGTttatcgaaaaataaaaaaaaatcttt
Protein-coding regions in this window:
- the LOC128257788 gene encoding LOW QUALITY PROTEIN: uncharacterized protein LOC128257788 (The sequence of the model RefSeq protein was modified relative to this genomic sequence to represent the inferred CDS: deleted 1 base in 1 codon) codes for the protein MGQLKNVGQGQQAFVGPMLASTMLLVGLVFAMLGIKLFGFRRRLTFDRSQVQQRNQQQQQHQQQPPRYAAFESQVNGTDTAVHGVFRRRNLEEFESPWPSPSTATGNNYITGSVPNLQLYDASPRETRNRDESKVCYRDKSQVQRHQRLEVHSEHYEYITAPPTRKPPSPPVPVQSRIPGDSPANIQESLPAPSPKPTTEATPPRKTSPPATASNQSQPAAPVNKVSQPPSELGMPNFDHFAEKYELFSVKPTTKVTRPTQLRSKNSGRYVMFERVDDVPEILTPEDPVPEPLTPDDGLGGALSVTAVVHRGAIPKEEPSLEAHPPRQSDPFEEPGGNADSAFVVEIIAGSPETEATPSVRPTVQRGLFDDLELPQGEHDSDFVRIRSSFVMNEADILDLDPLQLPAAGSPPGFGKSIDEDWENFANLDAVAAVPEPNWALHPNSLEQLPTVETTLNEATLGLDHVEQVEGLFHQLELMQPRLDIFEPEPPVPVVKPPPYDPGLPYLPDYESLMQLESAKSGQNLPNYTEVMEQRSKKSNYVSSIEDLYADLEVNEVETARSSASQSNGIHNFEELCQEMAVVVPAQRAAPQPAPRSTKLATLNVRRDAPPLACYQPGELPNSSGSDTDGEDGARSAPEPARRDPKSLKVRFDVDNLQYYQSAEVVTSSGESDEDEPLPHPTPMQRSVLFEPRNNGVPSLFASQVSQEDSDDDDGFGRAISQHRSMTAAFRTNAVRSDTEA